One Anomalospiza imberbis isolate Cuckoo-Finch-1a 21T00152 unplaced genomic scaffold, ASM3175350v1 scaffold_85, whole genome shotgun sequence genomic region harbors:
- the ZNF532 gene encoding zinc finger protein 532 isoform X3, translated as MRRRCLRREGCRVVPETSIQLQVQPGAEGLCRGRPPTRREPCRAASPAASERRGFQRVGGGGYWCSQSKDLLTIKYMAMGDMKTPDFDDLLAAFDIPDMVDPKAAIESGHDDHESHIKQNAHADEDSHVPSSSDVGVSVIVKNVRTIDSSEGLDKDGHHSTGNSLHNGFLTSAALESYTKDEGKSLKDDGSASETTLKDSAFNQFSPISSAEEFDDDERIEVDDPPDKEEIRANFRANVLAGSLSQQEYDKLKALGGENLIKSGITVSSSIDKNKAGKRETETSSVNLGVYEPFKTRKTEDKLLKDNSEKLLENRVLDGKLSTEKCDTNLASISQSKAKSSAKLSSCIAAIAALSAKKAATDSSKDLQSNSGESSPLPKDTSESPRAIEKSPESQSLIDGAKKPSVKPPDSPRSVSSENSSKGSPSSPAGSTPAIPKVRIKTIKTSSGEIKRTVTRVLPEVDLDSGKKPEQSASLVTSMTSLLSSPTSAAVLSSPPRAPLQSSVVTNAVGSAELAPKQVTIKPVATAFLPVSAVKTAGSQVINLKLANNTTVKATVISAASVQSASSAIIKAANAIQQQTVVVPASSLASAKLVPKTVHLANLNLLPQGAQTTSELRQVLTKPQQQIKQAIISAAASQPSKKVSRVQVVSSLQSSVVEAFNKVLSSVNPVPVYIPNLSPPANAGITLPTRGYKCLECGDSFALEKSLTQHYDRRSVRIEVTCNHCTKNLVFYNKCSLLSHARGHKEKGVVMQCSHLILKPVPADQMIASPSSNTAAAMLQSAGGAGTHSVTKIQTGLTGTVISAPASSPVIPAMPLDEDPSKLCRHSLKCLECNEVFQDETSLATHFQQAADTSGQKTCNICQMLLPNQCSFASHQRIHQHKSPYTCPECGAICRSVHFQTHVTKNCLHYTRRVGFRCVHCNVVYSDVAALKSHIQGCHCEVFYKCPICPMAFKSAPSTHSHAYTQHPGIKIGEPKIIYKCSMCDTVFTLQPLLYRHFDQHIENQKVSVFKCPDCSLLYAQKQLMMDHIKSMHGTLKSVEGPPNLGINLPLGTKPTTQNSASHNKEDTKSVNGTEKLEKKSPSPIKKAEPKKVTSPGWTCWECDRLFTQRDVYISHMRKEHGKQSSQRHIKEGPE; from the exons ATGCGAAGAAGGTGTCTCCGCAGGGAGGGGTGCAGGGTTGTGCCCGAGACCTCTATTCAGTTGCAGGTGCAGCCAGGGGCAGAGGGGCTTTGCCGGGGTCGCCCACCCACCCGGAgggagccctgcagagcagcatctCCCGCAGCCTCCGAGAGGAGGGGGTTTCAGCGCGTAGGCGGAGGTGGTTACTGGTGTTCCCAGAGCAAGG ATTTGCTTACAATCAAATACATGGCCATGGGGGATATGAAGACCCCAGATTTTGATGACCTTCTTGCAGCCTTTGACATACCAGACATGGTAGATCCCAAAGCAGCTATTGAATCTGGACATGATGACCACGAAAGCCACATAAAACAAAATGCTCACGCAGATGAAGACTCCCATGTCCCATCATCATCTGATGTTGGGGTGAGCGTCATTGTGAAAAACGTGCGTACTATTGATTCTTCCGAAGGTCTAGATAAGGATGGCCACCATTCCACAGGCAATAGCTTGCACAATGGCTTTCTAACATCAGCAGCTCTTGAGAGTTACACTAAAGATGAAGGGAAATCACTTAAAGATGATGGGTCAGCTTCTGAAACTACACTGAAGGATTCAGCTTTTAACCAGTTCAGCCCAATATCAAGTGCAGAAGAATTTGATGATGATGAGAGAATTGAGGTGGATGACCCCCCGGATAAAGAGGAGATACGTGCAAATTTCAGAGCAAATGTCTTGGCAGGATCTCTGTCGCAGCAGGAATATGACAAACTAAAGGCACTTGGAGGGGAGAACTTAATTAAATCTGGAATCACTGTTTCAAGTAGTATAGATAAAAATAAAGCTGGTAAACGAGAGACAGAGACAAGCTCCGTGAATTTAGGTGTCTATGAGCCTTTTAAAACTCGAAAAACAGAGGACAAGTTACTAAAAGACAATTCTGAGAAGCTTCTTGAAAACAGGGTACTTGATGGAAAACTGAGTACTGAAAAATGTGACACAAATCTTGCCAGCATTTCCCAGTCCAAAGCGAAGTCATCAGCAAAGCTTTCGTCCTGCATTGCTGCAATCGCAGCACTGAGTGCTAAAAAGGCAGCTACAGATAGCAGTAAGGATTTACAGTCTAATTCAGGAGAGTCTTCTCCATTACCAAAAGACACGAGTGAAAGTCCCCGGGCTATTGAAAAATCTCCGGAGTCTCAGAGTCTCATTGATGGTGCTAAGAAGCCATCTGTCAAACCGCCCGATAGTCCCAGAAGTGTCTCAAGTGAGAATAGTAGCAAAGGGTCTCCATCTTCTCCCGCAGGGTCAACACCAGCAATTCCTAAGGTTCGCATAAAAACCATCAAGACTTCTTCTGGGGAGATCAAGAGAACTGTTACTAGAGTGTTGCCAGAAGTTGATTTGGACTCTGGTAAAAAGCCGGAGCAGAGTGCTTCCCTGGTAACCTCCATGACATCTCTCCTGTCCTCACCGACTTCCGCTGCcgttctctcctctcctcccagaGCTCCTCTGCAGTCCTCTGTTGTCACCAATGCAGTTGGATCTGCTGAACTTGCCCCCAAACAGGTGACTATCAAACCCGTGGCTACTGCCTTCCTGCCCGTTTCGGCAGTGAAAACTGCAGGTTCTCAAGTGATCAATCTGAAGTTGGCTaacaacaccacagtgaaagcCACTGTCATCTCTGCTGCGTCCGTACAGAGCGCCAGCAGCGCCATTATCAAAGCTGCCAACGCCATCCAGCAGCAGACGGTTGTGGTGCCAGCATCAAGCCTTGCCAGTGCCAAACTTGTGCCAAAGACAGTCCATCTTGCCAACCTTAACCTTTTGCCTCAGGGTGCTCAAACCACCTCTGAACTGCGCCAAGTGCTAACAAAACCCCAGCAGCAAATCAAGCAGGCAATAATTTCTGCAGCCGCCTCCCAGCCTTCGAAAAAAGTGTCTCGAGTGCAGGTGGTGTCATCTCTACAGAGCTCTGTAGTGGAAGCATTCAATAAGGTGCTGAGCAGTGTCAATCCCGTACCGGTTTACATCCCAAACCTTAGCCCCCCTGCTAATGCCGGAATCACGCTACCAACACGAGGTTACAAGTGTTTGGAGTGTGGCGACTCGTTTGCTCTCGAGAAGAGCCTGACCCAGCATTATGACAGGAGGAGTGTGCGAATTGAAGTGACTTGTAATCATTGTACAAAGAATTTAGTTTTCTACAATAAATGTAGTCTCCTGTCCCACGCCCGTGGGCACAAGGAGAAAGGCGTCGTGATGCAGTGTTCTCACCTGATCCTAAAACCAGTCCCAGCAGATCAAATGATAGCATCTCCTTCCAGCAATACTGCTGCAGCCATGCTCCAGAGCGCAGGGGGAGCTGGCACGCACTCCGTAACAAAGATCCAGACTGGCTTAACTGGGACAGTGATCTCGGCCCCTGCGAGCTCTCCTGTCATTCCAGCTATGCCGCTAGACGAAGATCCATCAAAACTCTGTAGACATAGTCTAAAGTGTTTGGAGTGCAATGAAGTTTTCCAAGATGAGACATCTCTTGCAACTCATTTCCAGCAGGCCGCAGACACAAGTGGACAA AAGACATGCAATATCTGCCAGATGCTGCTTCCTAACCAGTGCAGTTTTGCATCACACCAGAGAATTCATCAGCATAAATCTCCATACACGTGTCCTGAATGTGGAGCAATCTGCAGATCTGTCCACTTCCAGACCCATGTCACTAAGAACTGCCTGCATTATACCCGAAGAGTTGGTTTTCG CTGCGTGCACTGCAATGTTGTGTACTCTGACGTGGCGGCACTCAAGTCTCATATTCAAGGTTGTCACTGTGAAGTCTTTTACAAGTGTCCTATCTGTCCCATGGCATTTAAATCTGCTCCCAGCACACATTCCCATGCCTACACGCAACACCCGGGTATCAAGATAGGCGAACCAAA AATAATATATAAATGCTCTATGTGTGACACTGTGTTTACTCTACAACCTTTGCTCTATCGCCACTTTGATCAGCACATTGAAAACCAGAAGGTGTCTGTTTTCAAGTGTCCAGACTGTTCTCTTCTATATGCACAGAAACAGCTTATGATGGATCATATCAAG TCTATGCATGGAACTTTGAAAAGTGTTGAGGGGCCACCAAACCTGGGGATAAACCTGCCTCTCGGTACTAAACCCACAACTCAAAACTCAGCCAGTCACAACAAGGAAGACACAAAATCTGTCAACGGAACAGAAAAGTTGGAGAAGAAATCTCCTTCTCCCATAAAGAAAGCAGAACCTAAAAAAGTCACTAGTCCTGGCTGGACGTGTTGGGAGTGTGACAGGCTCTTCACTCAGAGAGACGTTTACATCTCCCACATGAGGAAAGAACATGGAAAG CAGAGTAGCCAAAGGCATATAAAAGAAG GACCAGAGTGA